From one Streptomyces sp. ICC1 genomic stretch:
- a CDS encoding M1 family metallopeptidase: MSGQKTAASDPYFPANGDHRYRVHRYELALEYRPGPNRLAGTARLSAIAGRAALAEFDLNLAEFKVGRILVNGRAPHYTHRSGKLRIRPAKPLPAGAAFTVEVHWAGNPKPVRSPWGGLGWEELTDGALVASQPVGAPSWYPCNDRPADKASYHLSINTPSAYTVVAGGRLLTRTTGASTTTWVYEQSAPTSSYLVGLSIGMYQTVLLGDPGLGGVPQSAHVPAHLLSRFSRDFARQPAMMRLFEELFGPYPFGEYAVVVADEELDVPVEAQGLSLFGANHVDGARGSERLVAHELAHQWFGNSVTIADWRHIWLNEGFAKYAEWLWSERSGGRGAHELAAAAHRLLASQPQDLRLADPGRKLMFDDRLYQRGGLAVHAIRCALGDGAFFRMLRDWAAVHRHGVVTTAGFTAHAARYAAEPLDDLFSAWLYESALPPLPASPGRPPAPAMPGYPPTNGGSAGGVWR, translated from the coding sequence GTGAGCGGCCAGAAGACAGCGGCATCGGACCCGTACTTTCCGGCCAACGGCGACCACCGTTACCGCGTGCACCGGTACGAACTCGCTCTGGAATACCGCCCGGGCCCCAACCGGCTGGCCGGGACGGCCCGGCTCAGCGCCATCGCCGGGCGGGCCGCGCTCGCCGAGTTCGACCTGAACCTCGCCGAGTTCAAAGTGGGCCGGATCCTGGTGAACGGCCGGGCCCCGCACTACACCCACCGGAGCGGCAAGCTCCGCATCCGGCCGGCCAAGCCGCTGCCCGCCGGCGCCGCCTTCACCGTGGAGGTGCACTGGGCGGGCAACCCCAAGCCGGTGCGCAGCCCCTGGGGCGGCCTCGGCTGGGAGGAGCTGACCGACGGGGCGCTCGTGGCCAGCCAGCCGGTCGGCGCACCCTCCTGGTACCCCTGCAACGACCGGCCCGCCGACAAGGCCTCGTACCACCTCTCGATCAACACGCCGTCCGCCTACACGGTCGTGGCCGGCGGCCGCCTGCTCACCAGGACGACCGGGGCCAGCACGACCACCTGGGTCTACGAGCAGTCCGCGCCGACCTCCAGCTACCTGGTCGGGCTGTCCATCGGCATGTACCAGACGGTGCTCCTCGGGGACCCCGGGCTCGGCGGCGTGCCGCAGAGCGCCCACGTCCCGGCGCACCTGCTGTCGCGGTTCTCCCGCGACTTCGCCCGGCAGCCCGCCATGATGCGGCTGTTCGAGGAGCTGTTCGGGCCCTATCCCTTCGGGGAGTACGCCGTCGTCGTCGCCGACGAGGAGCTGGACGTCCCGGTGGAGGCCCAGGGCCTCTCCCTGTTCGGCGCCAACCACGTGGACGGAGCGCGCGGCTCGGAGCGCCTGGTCGCCCACGAGCTGGCGCACCAGTGGTTCGGCAACAGCGTGACCATCGCGGACTGGCGGCACATCTGGCTCAACGAGGGCTTCGCCAAGTACGCCGAATGGCTCTGGTCGGAGCGCTCCGGCGGCCGCGGCGCGCACGAGCTGGCCGCCGCGGCGCACCGGCTGCTCGCCTCGCAGCCGCAGGACCTGCGGCTGGCGGACCCGGGCCGCAAGCTGATGTTCGACGACCGGCTGTACCAGCGCGGCGGCCTCGCCGTGCACGCGATCCGCTGCGCCCTGGGTGACGGAGCGTTCTTCCGGATGCTGCGCGACTGGGCCGCCGTGCACCGCCACGGAGTGGTGACCACCGCCGGCTTCACCGCCCACGCGGCCCGCTACGCGGCCGAGCCGCTGGACGACCTGTTCTCGGCGTGGCTGTACGAGAGCGCCCTCCCCCCGCTGCCCGCGTCGCCCGGCCGCCCGCCGGCGCCGGCGATGCCCGGATACCCGCCCACGAACGGCGGGTCCGCGGGCGGGGTCTGGCGCTAG
- a CDS encoding Rrf2 family transcriptional regulator, whose amino-acid sequence MRISARADYAVRAALQLAASQDDGPVKAEAIADAQDIPHKFLEGILNDMRRGGLVLSQRGGNGGYRLAKPAQSISIADVIRVVDGPLVSVRGVRPPDLSYTGPAEALLPLWIALRANVREILDGVSLADVASSDLPAAVSELAHAPDAWTNP is encoded by the coding sequence ATGCGGATTTCAGCCAGGGCGGACTACGCGGTACGTGCCGCACTGCAGCTTGCCGCGTCGCAGGACGACGGCCCGGTCAAGGCCGAAGCCATCGCCGACGCGCAGGACATCCCGCACAAGTTCCTCGAGGGCATCCTCAACGACATGCGCCGGGGCGGTCTCGTACTGAGCCAGCGCGGCGGCAACGGCGGCTACCGGCTGGCCAAGCCCGCCCAGTCCATCAGCATCGCGGACGTCATCCGCGTCGTGGACGGACCGCTCGTCTCGGTGCGCGGGGTCCGCCCGCCGGACCTGTCCTACACCGGTCCCGCCGAGGCCCTGCTCCCCCTGTGGATCGCACTGCGGGCCAACGTGCGCGAGATCCTCGACGGCGTGTCGCTCGCCGACGTCGCGTCCTCGGACCTGCCGGCCGCCGTGTCCGAGCTGGCCCACGCCCCGGACGCCTGGACCAATCCCTGA
- a CDS encoding acyl-CoA dehydrogenase, which produces MPTTPSTAGRRPADERRRTLLRTARDVADDLAADAIARDQAGDSPTDELARIREAGLLAALTPPGPGRGTDWRTGCAVIRKIATADSSIGDVLARHYVHAWSGRFYGSHQDPAAFEEESVREQWLWTGAIRTPAPDDVTDGPRLTPRPRNTGYLLTGRRFVDTAAAVSDQLVVDAVCAATGDVLVVRIAPGTRGVTVEPAHDRLGQRVAGAGQVVLDRVSVTPEQVLDHRPYDEESTAPFTALAEPALQLALCHVGLGIAEGALTEARDLSRGGRAYRLPGEDPDLFLTYGELASAAQTATAMVDRATEVMAQALDTGARLDDEEPAGVAALVATAETVTSKAALHITARVLELADAPGLDRFWRNARVLTAHHPAAHRLRSIGEHYINGSHRAMAATFR; this is translated from the coding sequence GTGCCGACGACACCGAGCACCGCCGGCCGCCGGCCCGCCGACGAGCGGCGCCGCACGCTCCTGCGGACCGCGCGCGATGTGGCGGACGACCTCGCCGCCGACGCCATCGCCCGTGACCAGGCGGGCGATTCGCCGACCGACGAGTTGGCCCGGATCCGCGAGGCCGGCCTGCTGGCAGCCCTCACCCCGCCCGGGCCGGGCCGCGGGACGGACTGGCGCACCGGATGCGCCGTCATCCGGAAGATCGCCACGGCGGACAGCTCCATCGGCGACGTACTCGCCCGCCACTACGTCCACGCCTGGAGCGGACGCTTCTACGGGAGCCACCAGGACCCGGCCGCCTTCGAAGAGGAGTCGGTGCGCGAGCAGTGGCTGTGGACCGGCGCGATCCGCACCCCCGCGCCCGACGACGTCACCGACGGACCGCGCCTCACCCCGAGGCCCCGCAACACCGGCTACCTGCTGACCGGCCGCCGGTTCGTGGACACGGCCGCGGCCGTTTCCGACCAGCTGGTGGTGGACGCCGTCTGCGCCGCGACCGGCGACGTCCTGGTCGTACGCATCGCGCCCGGTACGCGGGGCGTGACCGTCGAGCCCGCGCACGACCGCCTCGGGCAGCGCGTCGCGGGCGCGGGGCAGGTCGTGCTCGACCGGGTCTCCGTCACGCCCGAGCAGGTGCTGGACCATCGGCCGTACGACGAGGAGTCGACCGCCCCGTTCACCGCGCTCGCCGAGCCGGCGCTCCAGCTCGCCCTGTGCCACGTCGGCCTCGGCATCGCCGAGGGCGCCCTCACCGAAGCACGCGACCTCAGCAGGGGCGGGCGCGCGTACCGGCTGCCCGGTGAGGACCCGGACCTCTTCCTGACGTACGGGGAGCTCGCCTCTGCCGCCCAGACGGCCACCGCCATGGTCGACCGGGCCACAGAGGTGATGGCGCAGGCCCTGGACACGGGTGCGCGGCTCGACGACGAGGAGCCCGCGGGCGTCGCCGCGCTGGTCGCCACGGCCGAGACCGTGACGTCGAAGGCGGCCCTGCACATCACCGCGCGGGTGCTGGAACTCGCCGACGCCCCCGGCCTGGACCGCTTCTGGCGCAACGCCCGCGTCCTGACGGCCCACCACCCCGCCGCACACCGACTGCGCTCCATCGGCGAGCACTACATCAACGGCTCCCACCGGGCGATGGCCGCGACCTTCCGCTGA
- a CDS encoding winged helix-turn-helix domain-containing protein — protein sequence MTTALPVPVPALRRSPAPRLQLVGDRLPGYPAAGTGDGRVGYLVFLPANVDPVALMNAHGIRPEVQPFETGQAPAPAPEPEPALPLGPVRSDDAIRVDHARRMIEVDGRELDLTYLEFSLLAHLVSHPYTVHAREALISGIWGYGHIGDGRTVDVHVARLRRKLGPAHRDRISTVRRVGYKYVPDHR from the coding sequence GTGACCACCGCGCTTCCCGTTCCCGTACCCGCCCTGCGCCGTTCTCCGGCCCCCCGCCTCCAACTGGTCGGCGACCGCCTGCCCGGCTACCCCGCCGCCGGGACGGGCGACGGCCGCGTCGGGTACCTCGTGTTCCTGCCGGCGAACGTCGATCCGGTGGCCCTGATGAACGCGCACGGCATACGCCCGGAGGTCCAGCCCTTCGAGACCGGGCAGGCTCCGGCTCCCGCACCGGAACCCGAACCGGCCCTGCCGCTCGGGCCCGTCCGCTCCGACGACGCCATCCGGGTGGACCACGCCCGGCGGATGATCGAGGTCGACGGCCGTGAACTGGACCTGACCTACCTGGAGTTCAGCCTCCTGGCCCACCTCGTGAGCCACCCGTACACGGTGCACGCGCGGGAGGCCCTGATCTCCGGCATCTGGGGGTACGGGCACATCGGTGACGGCCGAACCGTCGACGTCCACGTGGCCCGGCTCCGCCGCAAGCTCGGTCCCGCCCACCGGGACCGCATCTCCACGGTGCGCCGGGTCGGCTACAAGTACGTGCCCGATCACCGGTGA
- a CDS encoding DUF6243 family protein has product MTVSKNINNPVGMGGGQRKRLSRAERQNNGPHRNLDRKGAADQKAELVRKMREKADAAEGAGQAGDAADAAQS; this is encoded by the coding sequence GTGACCGTCAGCAAGAACATCAACAACCCCGTGGGCATGGGCGGCGGCCAGCGCAAGAGGCTGTCCCGCGCCGAACGGCAGAACAACGGTCCGCACCGCAACCTCGACCGCAAGGGTGCCGCCGACCAGAAGGCGGAGCTGGTGCGCAAGATGCGCGAGAAGGCCGACGCGGCCGAGGGCGCCGGGCAGGCGGGCGACGCGGCCGACGCCGCACAGAGCTGA
- a CDS encoding NAD(P)H-dependent oxidoreductase — MTLLRLDFSLFPDTSAGAEIADVVEAEWTAAHPGEPVVRRHLGTDPLPADAWALATVAGFTPEPARTDAQRGALALAGALTEELAGADALVLAVPLYNYGVSQHFKTWADLVITGAGGPTPILEGKPAVLATVRGGGYGPGTPRDGWDHSTPYLRRILADVWQADLTVIERELTLAATTPGMEGLRDQASELHAQALKAARDTNLAPAS; from the coding sequence ATGACCTTGCTGCGTCTTGATTTCAGCCTCTTCCCCGACACCTCGGCCGGCGCCGAGATCGCCGACGTCGTGGAAGCCGAATGGACCGCCGCCCACCCCGGCGAGCCGGTCGTACGCCGCCACCTGGGGACCGACCCCCTTCCGGCCGACGCCTGGGCGCTGGCCACCGTGGCCGGGTTCACACCCGAACCCGCCCGCACCGACGCCCAGCGCGGAGCCCTCGCCCTGGCCGGCGCACTCACGGAGGAGCTCGCGGGCGCCGACGCACTGGTGCTCGCCGTCCCGCTGTACAACTACGGCGTGTCCCAGCACTTCAAGACCTGGGCCGACCTCGTCATCACGGGAGCGGGCGGCCCCACTCCGATCCTGGAGGGCAAGCCGGCCGTACTGGCCACCGTGCGCGGCGGCGGCTACGGCCCCGGCACCCCCCGCGACGGCTGGGACCACTCCACCCCCTACCTCAGGCGCATCCTCGCCGACGTCTGGCAGGCCGACCTCACCGTCATCGAGCGCGAACTCACCCTCGCCGCCACCACCCCGGGCATGGAAGGCCTCCGCGACCAGGCCTCCGAGCTCCACGCGCAAGCCCTGAAAGCCGCCCGCGACACGAACCTCGCCCCGGCCAGCTAG
- a CDS encoding TetR/AcrR family transcriptional regulator — protein sequence MNRPVLPVGAPRAERADAVRNRVLLLSTAREMIAERGVEKLTMDALAERAGLGKGTVFRRFGSRAGIFHALLDDAERALQEEVLSGPEPLGPGADPVERLVAYGRARIAFQLRHHAIARAALDGSLPVPAGERSMSRIHIRVLLGQAPLPGADLDMLAVQLTAALEGPFLLYLAAARDEEPTDHVDRMARAWQDLVERVCRA from the coding sequence GTGAATCGACCCGTCCTGCCAGTGGGAGCGCCCCGAGCCGAGCGCGCCGACGCCGTCCGCAACCGCGTGCTGCTGCTGTCCACCGCCCGCGAGATGATCGCCGAGCGCGGCGTGGAGAAGCTGACGATGGACGCCCTGGCCGAGCGGGCGGGCCTGGGCAAGGGGACGGTGTTCCGGAGGTTCGGCAGCCGCGCGGGCATCTTCCACGCCTTGCTGGACGACGCCGAACGCGCCCTCCAGGAGGAGGTGTTGTCGGGCCCCGAGCCGCTCGGGCCGGGGGCGGATCCGGTGGAGCGGCTGGTCGCCTACGGCCGGGCCCGGATCGCCTTCCAGCTGCGGCACCACGCCATCGCCCGGGCCGCTCTCGACGGCTCCCTGCCGGTACCGGCGGGAGAGCGCAGCATGTCGAGGATCCACATCCGCGTGCTCCTCGGCCAGGCTCCCCTCCCCGGCGCGGACCTCGACATGCTGGCGGTGCAGCTCACCGCCGCCCTCGAAGGCCCCTTCCTGCTGTACCTGGCGGCCGCCCGGGACGAGGAACCCACCGACCACGTCGACCGGATGGCCCGGGCCTGGCAGGACCTGGTCGAGCGCGTCTGTCGGGCCTGA
- a CDS encoding SsgA family sporulation/cell division regulator, which translates to MSFVSAQTVVRLDAERCRVPLRARFSYDGEDPYVVQAVFFDGPTVLARWHFDRQMLAEGLHTPVGEGDVAFSPHRAPGGDDELRVALRGPSADGERNAVLFVEARALSGFLEQTYAITDVGEESLDLDRLLEEFLAR; encoded by the coding sequence ATGTCCTTTGTGTCTGCCCAGACCGTTGTCCGCCTCGACGCGGAGCGGTGCCGTGTACCGCTCCGCGCCCGTTTCTCCTACGACGGCGAAGACCCGTACGTGGTCCAGGCGGTCTTCTTCGACGGGCCCACCGTCCTGGCCCGCTGGCACTTCGACCGGCAGATGCTGGCCGAGGGACTCCACACCCCGGTGGGTGAGGGGGACGTCGCCTTCAGCCCCCACCGGGCACCCGGCGGCGACGACGAACTCCGCGTCGCCCTGCGGGGCCCCAGTGCCGACGGCGAGCGGAACGCCGTCCTCTTCGTGGAGGCCCGCGCGCTCTCGGGCTTCCTGGAGCAGACGTACGCGATCACCGACGTAGGAGAGGAGTCCCTCGACCTCGACAGGCTCCTTGAGGAGTTCCTGGCCCGCTGA
- a CDS encoding CBS domain-containing protein: MTRRVHEVMTRNPVTVDQLTSLAEAARVMRDAGIGDVLVVDQGRLRGILTDRDLVIRALAEDRDPAETTVRAICSTDPLTVGPDDLVDQAVDLMRRHALRRLPVRTESGELVGIVTLGDLEVERDPGSPLASIAAAAAESESEGGER, translated from the coding sequence ATGACCCGACGAGTCCACGAGGTCATGACGCGCAACCCCGTGACGGTCGACCAGCTGACCTCACTGGCAGAGGCCGCGCGCGTGATGCGCGACGCCGGAATCGGGGACGTACTGGTCGTCGACCAGGGCCGGCTCCGCGGCATCCTCACGGACCGCGACCTCGTCATCCGGGCCTTGGCCGAGGACCGTGATCCCGCCGAGACGACCGTGCGCGCGATATGCAGCACCGATCCGCTCACGGTCGGGCCCGACGACCTTGTCGACCAGGCCGTCGACCTCATGCGCCGGCACGCGCTGCGCCGCCTGCCGGTGCGCACCGAGAGCGGCGAGCTCGTCGGCATAGTCACCCTGGGCGACCTGGAAGTGGAACGGGATCCGGGCTCCCCGCTCGCCTCCATCGCGGCAGCGGCGGCGGAGTCGGAGTCGGAGGGGGGCGAGCGGTGA
- a CDS encoding putative quinol monooxygenase, which yields MIFIVVKFPVKPEYVEQWPRKVAAFTDATRAEPGNLWFEWSRSLEEPDTYVLVEAFQDDAAEAHVTSDHFRAALETMRPLVTRTPEIVSTTIEGATGWSRMGELQVD from the coding sequence ATGATCTTCATTGTGGTCAAATTCCCCGTCAAGCCCGAGTACGTCGAGCAGTGGCCCCGGAAGGTCGCGGCCTTTACCGACGCCACCCGCGCCGAACCGGGCAACCTGTGGTTCGAGTGGTCCCGGAGCCTGGAGGAGCCGGACACCTACGTCCTGGTCGAGGCGTTCCAGGACGACGCGGCGGAGGCGCACGTCACCTCCGACCACTTCCGTGCGGCGCTGGAGACCATGCGCCCGCTGGTCACCCGTACGCCGGAGATCGTCAGCACCACCATCGAGGGCGCGACCGGCTGGAGCCGGATGGGCGAGCTGCAGGTCGACTGA
- a CDS encoding response regulator transcription factor, whose product MPSVLVVEDDPSIRQSLIEVLAEHGYAVRSAGDGFGALREVTQTPLDAVVLDLGLPDLDGGDALRMIRGISSVPVLVATARDDEAEIIRLLNAGADDYLVKPFSGGQLIARLSAVLRRTSRLQPAHAAHAAPGSRPAQAAEPLRPTTVGELAVDPGARTAHLSGRELRLTRREFDLLAFLAHHTGQVVSKRRLLTEVWREPYVDDQTVDVHLSSLRRKLGERAAAPRYLLTVRGVGIKLVAPR is encoded by the coding sequence ATGCCGAGCGTCTTGGTCGTCGAAGACGACCCCAGCATCCGCCAGTCACTCATCGAAGTCCTGGCGGAGCACGGGTATGCCGTGCGCAGCGCGGGCGACGGGTTCGGCGCACTGCGCGAGGTCACCCAGACGCCCCTCGACGCGGTGGTCCTCGACCTGGGGCTGCCCGATCTGGACGGAGGAGACGCACTGCGCATGATCCGGGGCATATCCTCCGTTCCCGTCCTGGTGGCCACCGCCCGCGACGACGAAGCGGAAATCATCCGGCTCCTCAACGCGGGCGCCGACGACTACCTGGTCAAACCCTTCTCCGGGGGCCAGCTCATCGCACGCCTCTCCGCGGTTCTGAGGCGCACCAGCCGCCTTCAGCCCGCCCATGCCGCGCACGCCGCCCCCGGATCGCGGCCGGCACAGGCCGCCGAACCGCTGCGCCCCACCACCGTGGGCGAGCTGGCGGTGGACCCCGGGGCGCGCACCGCCCACCTGTCCGGCCGCGAGCTCCGCCTCACCCGACGCGAGTTCGACCTGCTGGCCTTCCTCGCCCACCACACCGGCCAGGTCGTCTCCAAACGGCGGCTGCTGACCGAGGTCTGGCGGGAGCCGTACGTGGACGACCAGACCGTCGACGTGCACCTGTCCTCACTGCGCCGCAAGCTCGGCGAACGCGCCGCGGCCCCGCGCTACCTGCTCACCGTCCGCGGCGTCGGCATCAAGCTGGTGGCACCGCGGTGA
- a CDS encoding HAMP domain-containing sensor histidine kinase gives MRRSLAGVALAVTSMVALSFLIPLAALVMSLVKEQSVTAAEQRAAALAPVLALTTEPSALRESAASMDAAEYVVVHLPDAPALGESKSPGALLERARQGRESISQRIPGGWICLQPVVLPGDQVAVIENFVPEQELTRGVKASWAVMLLLAVGLVGGSVLVADRLGAKVVRSSKRLAHASQALGQGDLDARVDPMGPRELREAAVAFNTMAHRMTELLAVERELVADLSHRLRTPLTALHLASERMAGSPESARVEAAVCALETELQAIITAARTPLAVGPMGQGMLGPEAGTAHQATGPGPAGPRCEAADVVRRRTAFWAVLAEQQDRPCSLDLTQEPAAVGLCEDDVAAVVDALIGNVFRHTPPGTPFGVRVTRTAQAVELVVEDAGPGIPEPDRALSRGSSSGSSGLGLDIARRAGAVTGGSVRIARGPRGGAQITVVFGLAAPLPSGRGPRASRRRTGRPRAR, from the coding sequence GTGAGACGATCCCTGGCCGGAGTGGCGCTCGCCGTCACGTCCATGGTCGCCCTCTCCTTCCTCATACCGCTGGCCGCACTGGTGATGTCGCTCGTCAAGGAGCAGAGCGTCACCGCGGCCGAGCAGCGGGCCGCCGCGCTGGCCCCCGTACTGGCACTGACCACGGAGCCGTCCGCCCTGCGGGAGTCCGCCGCCAGCATGGACGCGGCCGAGTACGTGGTCGTGCACCTGCCGGACGCCCCGGCCCTCGGCGAATCCAAGTCTCCCGGGGCGCTGCTCGAACGGGCCCGGCAGGGCCGCGAGTCCATCTCCCAGCGCATTCCCGGCGGCTGGATCTGCCTGCAGCCGGTGGTGCTGCCCGGCGACCAGGTGGCCGTCATCGAGAACTTCGTCCCCGAACAGGAGCTGACCCGCGGGGTCAAGGCCTCCTGGGCGGTCATGCTCCTCCTCGCCGTGGGACTGGTCGGCGGTTCCGTACTGGTCGCCGACCGCCTCGGCGCGAAGGTCGTCAGGTCCTCCAAGAGGCTCGCCCACGCCTCCCAGGCCCTGGGCCAAGGAGACCTGGACGCCCGCGTGGACCCGATGGGCCCCAGGGAACTGCGGGAGGCGGCCGTGGCCTTCAACACCATGGCCCACCGGATGACCGAGCTGCTCGCCGTCGAACGCGAGCTGGTCGCCGACCTGTCCCACCGGTTGCGCACCCCGCTGACCGCCCTGCACCTGGCATCGGAACGCATGGCCGGCTCTCCGGAGTCGGCCAGGGTCGAGGCCGCCGTGTGCGCACTGGAAACGGAACTCCAGGCCATCATCACCGCGGCCCGCACACCGCTCGCCGTGGGCCCCATGGGCCAGGGCATGCTCGGCCCGGAAGCGGGCACGGCCCATCAGGCCACGGGCCCGGGACCGGCCGGACCCCGCTGCGAGGCGGCGGACGTCGTGCGCCGCCGGACCGCCTTCTGGGCGGTCCTGGCGGAGCAGCAGGACCGGCCCTGCTCCCTCGACCTCACCCAGGAGCCCGCGGCCGTCGGCCTCTGCGAAGACGACGTCGCCGCCGTGGTGGACGCGCTCATCGGCAACGTCTTCCGGCACACCCCGCCCGGCACCCCGTTCGGCGTCCGCGTCACCCGCACCGCCCAGGCGGTGGAACTGGTCGTGGAGGACGCGGGTCCGGGCATCCCCGAACCGGACCGGGCCCTGTCCCGGGGGAGCAGCAGCGGCTCCTCGGGGCTCGGCCTCGACATCGCGCGCAGGGCCGGGGCCGTCACCGGGGGATCGGTGCGCATCGCCCGCGGGCCGCGCGGCGGCGCGCAGATCACCGTGGTCTTCGGCCTCGCCGCACCCCTGCCGTCCGGACGCGGACCGCGCGCCTCCCGACGTCGTACGGGGCGGCCGCGCGCCCGGTGA